ttttttatttaatcacctAACAGTTCTGCTCTCACAGAGATGATTTTAGTTAAAtgtgatatttaataaatatatttgttgataatttatttaaattaaaacatattaacaaaaaacctattataaaataaaatatgagacTACTCTAGTACTCTTTAAATGTTACAGTTTGTTACTATATTCATATCTACATAATTATACATTATACATGATTAAAATTTTACCTATCCTAGTTCTTACTGAACGTATAatttatgttttggttttcatgtGCCAAGTTTaacttaactttatttttaagagtTTAAAAGCATATAATAATTTATGGTATTTATACTTATCATATTTGCTTAACTATTTATTTCAGTTTAAGAAATGAGAGAGTACTGTTGACTTTTAAactgtgttgtaattgttttattCTTCGAAGTTCGCCAACACAAGATGCCAACTAATTTCTCAATTGCCATCCTGTCAGTTAGCTAGTTTGCATCCTTTTCTTCAGTTTCTTTTTCCTAGTGTATTTTGAGCAGTAATTTAGCTAGAAGTAGTTGTTGCCATTACACTTGTAAAGTACGCAGCGTGTCAGAATGCACTGTCTTGTTTTCCAGAGCTCCTGGAAATGGTGGTGAGCATGCGTGTGTGTGTAAGCAGCCTGCATCTGCAGGTGGCTCCTGTCAGCCACGGAACCTACTTCGTAGAGTATGAAGTCCCTCACTGTTTGGTGGCCGGCTGTGCTCCGCTGGCCCGAACAACTTGCTCCCGGAGACTCGTGGGCAGAGGTAGGACGTGACTGTTCAGACATTACAGGCAAAGATCATAATGGTGAATTACGATAAACATAAAGTTGTCAGTCCTCTTGTCATGAATTAAAGACATGCTCAAAACtaagataattattatttttgaactgtCTTTTATATACAGTGGTCTAATATTTCAGATAATTTTGAATGTAAGATATCTTTAAGTATAATAAAGTTTTGTATGTTTCTTGCCCCGTTAAGACAGATAAGACCCCACCATCTTGGTAATTCACTGATAAAGCAAAGCTTACAATCCAGCATACTTATTATATTTTATAGCTCCAAATGGCTTGGAAGTAGCTTTGAGGATATACTTACGTAATTGGTGAAATGGCAATTGTACAGTTATTAAAGTTTGGGAAGATATTATTCATGTACGTAATGTCATGCAAAAAAATTGGAATATGAACAAATacaaagtatatttaaaaaatatatatttatcaaagaaatttaaaaaatgaaagtcAGCGTAGTGTAATGTGGTTAATGTGGCAGAAGTGTGACGCGCATAGACTTGCAATgtgggcgtgtgtgtgtgtgtgggggctgTGCAGCGGTGCAGTTCGGACAGAGGTTCGTGCACACGGTGTCGAGGCAAGGGCCCGCCCTGGCGGCCTTGCTGCGGGACATGCACCTGCTGTTCCGGGTGTACTGCCGGCAGCTGAGCGACAGGAAGCGCTCCCTGCTGGGGCAGGCGACCCTGTCGCTGGCGGGGCTGGCCCGGGCCGAGCGGCTCGAGGTCCACCAGGAGCTCGCGGTTCGCGGCGTCGGTGAGGCTGCTTTCCCCAGCTGACCTCTGCCCCACTGTTTGTGTTCCCTTACAAACGACAGTTCTAAGTGACGCTTTCCCTAGCTGACCTCTGCCCCACTGTTTGTGTTACCTTACAAACGACAGTTCACAGTTGGCAGGCAGGAACATGTAACGAGGGGGTCACGGTTGACGAGTGGTCCTAGCATTCGCCCCCCACCAGTGTGATCTGTGATCAATTCCCAGCGGGTTCAACCTCTGATTTTTTCCTCAAACAAAGCAGACATTTCTCAGGGTATTCCCATTTCACCCCTTGTCGTATGTAATGACCCCACTGTCTAGGAGACAGTCTGTTATGTGATTGCAGCAGATTATGTGGTTGTAGATGTTTTCTTAGCTATATTTATGACATTGCTTTTTTCAACTGCAAGAAGAAAACTAAAacctaaaaatttacataatttcttttaaatgttatgtttgataATATCtgaataataaacattatttattttccattttcagTTCTTTTTACTTTCTCTACTATAATTAGGGACAATATTGTATGGTTTATTTTtagctaatttcatttttatgaaCAGGAAATATagatgttattgtttttattttttaagaattctgttTATTCGTAATtagcatattattaaacaaaatgACACTTAAATGACTAACTAATATAtattgcacttttacaatataataattttttagtaagcATTGTTAACTAATTCGAACAATAAAAAGAAATTGGCAAGTATTTGTGTGTATGGAAAATACACCATCATAATGTAAAAcagagttactaataacatttgcaaaatataaaaaaaagtaacaactatttttttagtacatacattttgtttcaaacATCCTACTAAACAAACTAAATTTATTgaatttactatatttaaatatattttttttgtgatttgactTAATTTTTGGTAATATAAATGGTGCTTTGTGGtctattaacttgcatttcggtgttacattttgtattaatattcTTTTCAGTGTTTTCATCACaatccaccatataatcttgtccctagttacATATACATTAacttttgtttattgttatgtGTGTGGAAAGGTTGCAGTGGAGGCATGCGCCACACATCCTGCACAGGTCTGAGTGGTGATCtgatcaggggcgtagccggggggggggggggggtggtttagtggttcaacccccccccccccctccttagcaacaaatctttaattaatttcttattcatcactcaaacaaatttcatattaaaattaataaaaattttaccattacaatatttaaatttaagtaccgaaaactgctaaaatagcactattttacaccttaaaatccaaattttcccgggggaggacccccccccccccttccccgctttaattgtgggggggggggggggggacgccatgcttcttaacaccccccatacacaaatcctggctacgccactggtggtgATGCAGGGGTGTGTTGGCGCAGGCAAGTTGAGGGTCATAGTCCAGCTGGGCAGCGACAAGGCCCAGTTCAGCCGCCGTGAGGCCGGCCCGTCGGGCCGGACCGCCCCTGGGGACGGCGGTCCTCTGCCGGCAGCCGCTGACGACGACCCAGGCATGCAGGTGTACAGTCGCCCCGCTGTCACGGACACCCCGCGAGAGACACTCCGCAGCGGTCAGGTACGTCTTCACCGCGTGTCGAGGCCCTGTGCATTAGCTGCTGAGCTTCTGACTGCACTGCAATTGCTAATAAACAGGAAGAAGATCGTACGGTGGATTGCGATAAAAAAACTAGTgatgcaccgatatgactttaccgattaccgattcgattaccgattatgagagcaataatcggcagatcccgattcagttaccgattataatgaacaaattttttcaagtgtaataatgcacacaaaaatttttattttcatgtgaatttaataacaatattaggtaaaattgaggatacagttataataacagtataacaatatataaaatacactattaagtcattgcaaagtgtaaattaaattaacttatgtttatatttgttattgtaaacaacttgaactacagtctaataccgtattggcccgaatataaggcgaccccgaatataaggcgacctgcagtttcaggaggccaaacaaatgtaaaaataatttttggtagaaattaatgtgaaaattcattagacatacattttgtgttgataaattgtttttgcatttatgtataacaattaatttatatttatcacattacttatttaaaataagtttgaatggcctaccctaaaagtcaaaagaaagcaattagaaaatatttacatttttaagtattacactagaaattttttcgtatgtttactctaatgaagctgcataattgtcatcttcagagctgtttatttgtctagggctcgttccccgccgttccaccgatgtgtgattgttcatttttcacaatttttacaatggctattaatccctcttaaaatacagcatttaactttccgtttgacttaagctacatattaccacagaacaaggcgtattactatttagtagtgtgttaaacgtaaaaaaagcaaacaaagaatgcatcttgccggaacaaaacaagtggctagctgacatgatgaagcatacggccaagaataacttcggttacgtgaccgcgtatatttgtccatattactctctgacagagagagtctgttctatgaatttgaaagaataatctattataattatgaaaggtttttacataaataaagagtggattattaaaatagcttttgaagcaacgtaccaaattcctgttaatatggcgtcttcgtgcgtgttcggcaatgttcgttttacaacaaaaaaatattgtggaaagacagttggcagccgtgaatttccaaacattacatccgaaatgtttgtaaacgtaaacaatcgttctgaaaataactgtgatattttagtacaaatatttccgttaaaaatctgaagataaattaccgtaaatgttaacacgcgattgtacacaaagtacaaatatgaattgtgaaataaaaggttgccattttgagatgcttcaacattcacgtttttactcaagaacaaatattttaattttcaacttcaaacaattgtcaattactgcaatattaggtggatttatcatttttccccgtgtgaggtaacaaagttttagttaatataaaaaattttgaacgttttgttaaacaatgtttctactgtagctttcagcttggaactaatgtttgcggttctgacgtcttgggtgcgaaaataaggcgacttccaatttttgcatctctcgtttatgtaaaaatggtcgccttatattcggaccaatacggtaattgtaatttacaatgggtaagtttttgttgcggaaaactagcattattatagACTATCACGTAAGGTTACAttgagaaattacagtttaacaatgtaaacatgttgctttattttgttcacttgagtttatagaaaaatgtttccacacttcactttttttctccctactcgccatctcactatatgtaattatataaaaatgactcaaaaccaattctagcacatgtgattttatttatgttgactgaatacataaaattataaatactttttaacttttcacgtcacatacaaataacataacggataatgttaccaaagacacccataacgagtttgtaaaacgcagtgataaactctagaaggtatcgggaccacgattttgaaccgctactacgactcgaaaagatcgattgtcagaATCGACTGCAGCtacttgtggtattttgattgcgtgccatctattttacgtctctggctatatgtaatgtacaaggccactaaacaaaatacgaaacgtaaataaacgtgtaggaaaaatctattttttattgttcgatgCAATGAgctttattaaacttaacgaaatatctgtaatcatgatatgacggagttagatgaatcttgtaatatttacaaatattaccgtatttcgtcctaaaatgtgcaACAAAATATTACaaggtaaaaacctacttaattacgccggggcgtagataatcggcaaagtaatcgttacgATAAtcaccgattacgattaatcggaaagtacccataatcgccgattacgattaatcggaaagtacccataatcgccgattacgattcatcggtatccgcatcggtgcaccactaaaaaaaacgaaattgtgcATCTCTTACCGaatcacttaaaaataatttttcattaaattcatacagtttggtacaaaattcatgcaacataaattacattaaatgtaTTTACcatgataatttatttaatttatgttaattttggtCAAAtcacagattaatttttttttagtgttgtgtTAACTTGCTTTCCGGTTTCATGTGCTTTATTGACATGGTTTGCGGTGTGCAGTGTTGTTTTGGTTTtgtcgcaattcaccatatataatcttgtccctattgGTGAGTTGTATGTTATAATTTGATTATGCTGGTGGGCAAAATTTCAGAAATTAAATTAAgtcttttgaaattaatttaaaatacactCATACTTTAACTGTTTCTATAATGTTTTACAAATGTGGCCCACTTtgccaattttttaataatttaatgatattttagTATAGTAGtgatattttttacatgttttcttgTTGCAATGTTGCAATTTTTGATGGAGGGACTTGCTTACTCCCCTGATTCTTGGGAGCATATACATCAGACAGTTATTCTTTTATGATCGTTAGACTTGTTGTGTAgatcatattttttaaaaggaATGAAGTCCTTGTCTTCATACTTTAATGATAATAGCtagtaatttttctgttaaagatttcAATTTGTCCACAATTATTTGAGCTTTctataatttatacattttatgtatGCGAATAAGTATGTATGCATTGTATGCCTCCAGTTTTAGAGCCTTTTGCAGTATTCAAATTCAattgcaaaataataaaatatttatttactgtgtATAAAGTATTGTCTAATTTGAATGAGCGATTTGTCCATAAAATACGTCatctttttgtaaatatttttatcataaaacttcaATAGTGCTTTATTTAATAGTCCTTATAATAGTGCTGAAACTATTACTAATTATTACAAAAACCACGAAGTAGGCGCTCTGAGTGTGTGTGCTTGTGTCGTGGCAGCAGCAGCTGCTGTATGTCTTGCTGCACGTCCCGTGTGGTCGACTGGAGAGCCCCAGCGACACTTACCTTGTGTGCCGTGCTTTCTGGAGGGACCACGTCCTCACCAGCGATGTGGCCCGGGACGGATGCAACCCTCGCTACCAGTTGCACCAGGTGAGGACGTGCGTGCGAGCGTGTGGGGCTGCCTGTGGACCACTTAGGCCCGGAGCTGGACCGGTGCCGAAATGAGGGACATCATCCGATCTTTGGTATGTCGGCTGTAACTTCATCCTCCGATCGTTGGTCGTTTACCTGCGGTGTAGATGGAGCCACAGTAAACTGTTTGGACCCAGTGGGAATCCAAAATGCAAACTTTGAACAAACCCACAGACAACAAAAAAATGTTCTGGCATTGCTGTAAACTGCTGTTTGTTGGCAAGGTCGTCGTGCATACATACGTTTCCAACTGCTCGTGCTGGCAGCAGGCTACTCGGCGTTACAAATGAAACTGCTCTTGCAGAGGAATAGTTTTGCATAATAGGGCAAAAGCTAAAGTGCCAAATTATTTGTCTGTTACAAAATCTCAGTATGAAacttttgctaaaaaaaaaaaaaaaaaaaactggtgtttGTATGTCCCCAAATAAAGGAATAAACTACAGTAAAACTGTGTTAAGAAAATTCTCAAGCTGTAACATTGCATGACCCTGCTCTCCCCGACTTTTATAAGGAATTTTTGACTTGcgtaaatattgtgtttttaGTCATTCAGGTGGATCGGCTGGTTGTATAGGTTCAAGTTCAGGGTGACctaaatatatcatatttattttttttatcgttaatatttttgtaatcgattttgatttttggttattttatttagaaaagccatttaactatattttttttctggtttttacCTTGCTTGATAGGTTACTATTGGTGTAATACATGCATATAATAATGTGTATGGTAACATATAAGTTTTGGTCTAAACCCATGTGTAGACGACTGAAGTGTTGTAATGGAGGATTGCGTGTTGGTTGCCTTGCGGTGATGGTGTGTGCTGGCGTAGGTGCTGCCCCTGCTGCTGTCCCCGGAGCTGCTGGAGCGCTGTCGGGACAACGTGCTGGTGCTGGAGGCGTGGCGAGCCGGCCCGGACGCTCTCCTGGGCCTCGCCAAGGTCTCTTTGCACCCCTTCTACCTGGCCTACAAGGACCCCATTATGGTGTCGCAGCTGCTGCGGGCCAAGGTCTGGGTCGTTCCTGTCTCTCACTCTGTGCTTTGCATTTGCATATAATTGTTGCTAGACTTGACatgttgattattttaatttggtGTGAGACACACTTAACAGCTAGGTAATTTCATTAGCAGACCTACCCCTGTAACTCAGTTTTCTGGCTGACATCCTCATCTTTGATTTCAATGTTTTCCCAAAACTTCTTCAGGAAAAGGTTGATATGGCAGCTCACTAAAGCAACAACCaaaccctcctttttttttttcttttttttttttgcagaagagATTTAGGACCTAATGCCAGTATAAATTAACTATAATATCCAAACATGATGAATTCAGTCTTATATCTTATTGTGCTACTCTTTCATTTAATGGGGATGTAATAATACTTTGCAGAGAATGAGTGTTTtgtttagtacaaatattttttttgtgccaaTGAGGTGACGGGGTATGCTTATCGTGTTGCAGAATCCGGTGATAAGTGCGGACAAGTGGGTCCCAGTGGTGTGCCCCGGTGGTGGCGGCGTCCGCGGGGAACTCAGGGTGCTCCTGGCTCTGGGCTCGGAGGACCAAGTGCAGTCGCTGGTAGCCGGGTCGAGGAGCATGCCCGGGCCGGCCGGCGACGGTCCCGGGAACCTGCCCACCCCGCAGGAGGCAGCCGGGGACTCCCAACATGTCCCGTCCGCAGGTGGCGATGGTGTGTGTCTAGTCGAAGACGTCCGACCTCCGCAGAGCAACAGACCAGAGTCCTGTAGCTGTGGAGGTCACAAACAAAAACATGCCGTGCGTGAAAGTACGAATTTTAGTAAAAGCTGCAGTAAGGAAatgcacaaacaaaaaaaaggcaaaaaatttGATTCAAACAAAAGTGTTCATGTGTGTGCGTGCTCGTGCAAAACCGCGCAAGGAATGCTTGAGAAACTTACTGATGATGACAGTGATGATTATACTTCCAAGAACAATGTACCTGCATCCCGAGATCTTTCAGCAAGGTTGCAGCACCTGTCGAGCAGGGAAACTAGGGAGAAACATATGGTGTGTTCATCGGGGTGTTCCAGTGACACAGAGGAGCCCATGGACACAAGGAAGGGAGACTTGCCAGACACAGATGCAGCAAGCGTTCTGAGAAGTTCTGTTAGATCTGAAGGTCACGGTAATACAATCCTGTCAGACTTGCACAGGAATATGATGATGCTGAATCTAGCTGGAGGTGATACTCTACAGGTGGCAAAGCTAGCAGCCTTGGGGCAACAGAGCTGGGCATCGAATCCAGGCGCAGCGAACGAACGTACCAGAGAGAACTTTGCAGTAGAAAACACTTTAAACAGCTTTTCACCTAGCCACTCTAACACCACTGGATCCACGAAAGTTGGATCGGTTTGTGACTTTAATGGCGAGGTAGATTGCGGGGGCATGGTTTCCGTTGGCTGCGACACTGAGAACCAGGCCGTGTATGTTTCCGATTCCACTTCGACAAAGCAGGCAGAAGAGAGTGCCGAGACTTGGTCCGCGAGAGTGACAGTCGAGCAGGCGGTGCACCTGAGACTTGGAGTTCCGTGGAGCGGCAACGATCGCCCCAAAGTGTACGTGACGTTCCAGGCACACGGTGGGGCGCGGCCTCTGACATCACCGGCTTTGGAGGCCAGCGAGAGGCCGGTATGGGGCTGGCACTGCGACTCCCAGCTTGCCGCACATCTGCTGAACAACGTGAGTCCTGACGACACTTCTGTATCACTCTTGCCCGTCTGGTCTCACCGGTATTCAGTAGCTGCGTAGGAACTGTGGTGTTGAAAAAAGCATTTCCTAGCCTGAGACTTACAACTGTATGCAAATAGCTGCTTACATAGTAGGTTTTACAGAGTTGGTTCTTAATAATGAAAGTAGTTTACTCTGCTCATTCAATAAATATAACACATT
This genomic window from Bacillus rossius redtenbacheri isolate Brsri chromosome 6, Brsri_v3, whole genome shotgun sequence contains:
- the LOC134532778 gene encoding uncharacterized protein LOC134532778 isoform X8; translated protein: MKLNRQVLSNCRCLPPNVEGVLKGALTMQVDEILWFKKITKDVIVSVQWWGEQEPLKFRPLRSNCNVGNNSSVVVFTYRIYTAPQLFYSYLEDSKQLSLVVVDENLCLIGSATLCNLREAFTEQSTKQIRLPVVDGHGVKIAELYLNVTLKFFKNICDGKINSAGLSGSTTEFPVVQKAVRSYETQRALDLRRGSQRGVPDSLVEQLLWRARRLRDAMARSALEDWEETDVRQHRPERRASEPSDEKLLSGLLGDLDDAVPYEAMEVLNEVEPSAEMLELVASLGDAPRSTGTDPEQQGKQQLPANGETQPKEAAECSAMTSATFEKQPVSAVSVADELLEMVVSMRVCVSSLHLQVAPVSHGTYFVEYEVPHCLVAGCAPLARTTCSRRLVGRAVQFGQRFVHTVSRQGPALAALLRDMHLLFRVYCRQLSDRKRSLLGQATLSLAGLARAERLEVHQELAVRGVGKLRVIVQLGSDKAQFSRREAGPSGRTAPGDGGPLPAAADDDPGMQVYSRPAVTDTPRETLRSGQQLLYVLLHVPCGRLESPSDTYLVCRAFWRDHVLTSDVARDGCNPRYQLHQVLPLLLSPELLERCRDNVLVLEAWRAGPDALLGLAKVSLHPFYLAYKDPIMVSQLLRAKNPVISADKWVPVVCPGGGGVRGELRVLLALGSEDQVQSLVAGSRSMPGPAGDGPGNLPTPQEAAGDSQHVPSAGGDGVCLVEDVRPPQSNRPESCSCGGHKQKHAVRESTNFSKSCSKEMHKQKKGKKFDSNKSVHVCACSCKTAQGMLEKLTDDDSDDYTSKNNVPASRDLSARLQHLSSRETREKHMVCSSGCSSDTEEPMDTRKGDLPDTDAASVLRSSVRSEGHGNTILSDLHRNMMMLNLAGGDTLQVAKLAALGQQSWASNPGAANERTRENFAVENTLNSFSPSHSNTTGSTKVGSVCDFNGEVDCGGMVSVGCDTENQAVYVSDSTSTKQAEESAETWSARVTVEQAVHLRLGVPWSGNDRPKVYVTFQAHGGARPLTSPALEASERPVWGWHCDSQLAAHLLNNEGQCLVVRVWQMAAADPDAVADTVLGFAVVNLTMLSRGSTCVSGWYNLVDYAGSCSGQIKVTVEPLEDLSRFSNSAAEVEPHVQEDHDHLEADLYSNLKEKLNELDDITARLRQRLGTVLSDERMLCAPSTDASTLVVGPEMVAASTSCQESMLEDKGIQTSMFDEDSDALTDWLMGQTVRDLELENVFNPLLFQPLISSCVEQSKSPRDAESRRSRSGPTAGADEPGTSAGGSSRPQTVAERLQMLWNGSGDLCEAPRQAPDGVSMCENSTSASQLSGLEETNKTGKT
- the LOC134532778 gene encoding uncharacterized protein LOC134532778 isoform X2 — translated: MKLNRQVLSNCRCLPPNVEGVLKGALTMQVDEILWFKKITKDVIVSVQWWGEQEPLKFRPLRSNCNVGNNSSVVVFTYRIYTAPQLFYSYLEDSKQLSLVVVDENLCLIGSATLCNLREAFTEQSTKQIRLPVVDGHGVKIAELYLNVTLKFFKNICDGKINSAGLSGSTTEFPVVQKAVRSYETQRALDLRRGSQRGVPDSLVEQLLWRARRLRDAMARSALEDWEETDVRQHRPERRASEPSDEKLLSGLLGDLDDAVPYEAMEVLNEVEPSAEMLELVASLGDAPRSTGTDPEQGKQQLPANGETQPKEAAECSAMTSATFEKQPVSAVSVADELLEMVVSMRVCVSSLHLQVAPVSHGTYFVEYEVPHCLVAGCAPLARTTCSRRLVGRAVQFGQRFVHTVSRQGPALAALLRDMHLLFRVYCRQLSDRKRSLLGQATLSLAGLARAERLEVHQELAVRGVGKLRVIVQLGSDKAQFSRREAGPSGRTAPGDGGPLPAAADDDPGMQVYSRPAVTDTPRETLRSGQQQLLYVLLHVPCGRLESPSDTYLVCRAFWRDHVLTSDVARDGCNPRYQLHQVLPLLLSPELLERCRDNVLVLEAWRAGPDALLGLAKVSLHPFYLAYKDPIMVSQLLRAKNPVISADKWVPVVCPGGGGVRGELRVLLALGSEDQVQSLVAGSRSMPGPAGDGPGNLPTPQEAAGDSQHVPSAGGDGVCLVEDVRPPQSNRPESCSCGGHKQKHAVRESTNFSKSCSKEMHKQKKGKKFDSNKSVHVCACSCKTAQGMLEKLTDDDSDDYTSKNNVPASRDLSARLQHLSSRETREKHMVCSSGCSSDTEEPMDTRKGDLPDTDAASVLRSSVRSEGHGNTILSDLHRNMMMLNLAGGDTLQVAKLAALGQQSWASNPGAANERTRENFAVENTLNSFSPSHSNTTGSTKVGSVCDFNGEVDCGGMVSVGCDTENQAVYVSDSTSTKQAEESAETWSARVTVEQAVHLRLGVPWSGNDRPKVYVTFQAHGGARPLTSPALEASERPVWGWHCDSQLAAHLLNNEGQCLVVRVWQMAAADPDAVADTVLGFAVVNLTMLSRGSTCVSGWYNLVDYAGSCSGQIKVTVEPLEDLSRFSNSAAEVEPHVQEDHDHLEADLYSNLKEKLNELDDITARLRQRLGTVLSDERMLCAPSTDASTLVVGPEMVAASTSCQESMLEDKGIQTSMFDEDSDALTDWLMGQTVRDLELENVFNPLLFQPLISSCVEQSKSPRDAESRRSRSGPTAGADEPGTSAGGSSRPQTVAERLQMLWNGSGDLCEAPRQAPDGVSMCENSTSASQLSGLEETNKTGKT
- the LOC134532778 gene encoding uncharacterized protein LOC134532778 isoform X1, which codes for MKLNRQVLSNCRCLPPNVEGVLKGALTMQVDEILWFKKITKDVIVSVQWWGEQEPLKFRPLRSNCNVGNNSSVVVFTYRIYTAPQLFYSYLEDSKQLSLVVVDENLCLIGSATLCNLREAFTEQSTKQIRLPVVDGHGVKIAELYLNVTLKFFKNICDGKINSAGLSGSTTEFPVVQKAVRSYETQRALDLRRGSQRGVPDSLVEQLLWRARRLRDAMARSALEDWEETDVRQHRPERRASEPSDEKLLSGLLGDLDDAVPYEAMEVLNEVEPSAEMLELVASLGDAPRSTGTDPEQQGKQQLPANGETQPKEAAECSAMTSATFEKQPVSAVSVADELLEMVVSMRVCVSSLHLQVAPVSHGTYFVEYEVPHCLVAGCAPLARTTCSRRLVGRAVQFGQRFVHTVSRQGPALAALLRDMHLLFRVYCRQLSDRKRSLLGQATLSLAGLARAERLEVHQELAVRGVGKLRVIVQLGSDKAQFSRREAGPSGRTAPGDGGPLPAAADDDPGMQVYSRPAVTDTPRETLRSGQQQLLYVLLHVPCGRLESPSDTYLVCRAFWRDHVLTSDVARDGCNPRYQLHQVLPLLLSPELLERCRDNVLVLEAWRAGPDALLGLAKVSLHPFYLAYKDPIMVSQLLRAKNPVISADKWVPVVCPGGGGVRGELRVLLALGSEDQVQSLVAGSRSMPGPAGDGPGNLPTPQEAAGDSQHVPSAGGDGVCLVEDVRPPQSNRPESCSCGGHKQKHAVRESTNFSKSCSKEMHKQKKGKKFDSNKSVHVCACSCKTAQGMLEKLTDDDSDDYTSKNNVPASRDLSARLQHLSSRETREKHMVCSSGCSSDTEEPMDTRKGDLPDTDAASVLRSSVRSEGHGNTILSDLHRNMMMLNLAGGDTLQVAKLAALGQQSWASNPGAANERTRENFAVENTLNSFSPSHSNTTGSTKVGSVCDFNGEVDCGGMVSVGCDTENQAVYVSDSTSTKQAEESAETWSARVTVEQAVHLRLGVPWSGNDRPKVYVTFQAHGGARPLTSPALEASERPVWGWHCDSQLAAHLLNNEGQCLVVRVWQMAAADPDAVADTVLGFAVVNLTMLSRGSTCVSGWYNLVDYAGSCSGQIKVTVEPLEDLSRFSNSAAEVEPHVQEDHDHLEADLYSNLKEKLNELDDITARLRQRLGTVLSDERMLCAPSTDASTLVVGPEMVAASTSCQESMLEDKGIQTSMFDEDSDALTDWLMGQTVRDLELENVFNPLLFQPLISSCVEQSKSPRDAESRRSRSGPTAGADEPGTSAGGSSRPQTVAERLQMLWNGSGDLCEAPRQAPDGVSMCENSTSASQLSGLEETNKTGKT
- the LOC134532778 gene encoding uncharacterized protein LOC134532778 isoform X6, which encodes MKLNRQVLSNCRCLPPNVEGVLKGALTMQVDEILWFKKITKDVIVSVQWWGEQEPLKFRPLRSNCNVGNNSSVVVFTYRIYTAPQLFYSYLEDSKQLSLVVVDENLCLIGSATLCNLREAFTEQSTKQIRLPVVDGHGVKIAELYLNVTLKFFKNICDGKINSAGLSGSTTEFPVVQKAVRGSQRGVPDSLVEQLLWRARRLRDAMARSALEDWEETDVRQHRPERRASEPSDEKLLSGLLGDLDDAVPYEAMEVLNEVEPSAEMLELVASLGDAPRSTGTDPEQGKQQLPANGETQPKEAAECSAMTSATFEKQPVSAVSVADELLEMVVSMRVCVSSLHLQVAPVSHGTYFVEYEVPHCLVAGCAPLARTTCSRRLVGRAVQFGQRFVHTVSRQGPALAALLRDMHLLFRVYCRQLSDRKRSLLGQATLSLAGLARAERLEVHQELAVRGVGKLRVIVQLGSDKAQFSRREAGPSGRTAPGDGGPLPAAADDDPGMQVYSRPAVTDTPRETLRSGQQLLYVLLHVPCGRLESPSDTYLVCRAFWRDHVLTSDVARDGCNPRYQLHQVLPLLLSPELLERCRDNVLVLEAWRAGPDALLGLAKVSLHPFYLAYKDPIMVSQLLRAKNPVISADKWVPVVCPGGGGVRGELRVLLALGSEDQVQSLVAGSRSMPGPAGDGPGNLPTPQEAAGDSQHVPSAGGDGVCLVEDVRPPQSNRPESCSCGGHKQKHAVRESTNFSKSCSKEMHKQKKGKKFDSNKSVHVCACSCKTAQGMLEKLTDDDSDDYTSKNNVPASRDLSARLQHLSSRETREKHMVCSSGCSSDTEEPMDTRKGDLPDTDAASVLRSSVRSEGHGNTILSDLHRNMMMLNLAGGDTLQVAKLAALGQQSWASNPGAANERTRENFAVENTLNSFSPSHSNTTGSTKVGSVCDFNGEVDCGGMVSVGCDTENQAVYVSDSTSTKQAEESAETWSARVTVEQAVHLRLGVPWSGNDRPKVYVTFQAHGGARPLTSPALEASERPVWGWHCDSQLAAHLLNNEGQCLVVRVWQMAAADPDAVADTVLGFAVVNLTMLSRGSTCVSGWYNLVDYAGSCSGQIKVTVEPLEDLSRFSNSAAEVEPHVQEDHDHLEADLYSNLKEKLNELDDITARLRQRLGTVLSDERMLCAPSTDASTLVVGPEMVAASTSCQESMLEDKGIQTSMFDEDSDALTDWLMGQTVRDLELENVFNPLLFQPLISSCVEQSKSPRDAESRRSRSGPTAGADEPGTSAGGSSRPQTVAERLQMLWNGSGDLCEAPRQAPDGVSMCENSTSASQLSGLEETNKTGKT